A region from the Paenarthrobacter aurescens genome encodes:
- a CDS encoding ABC transporter substrate-binding protein, translated as MANTPESPNSGTTRIVAGETAPKPKRRRTVEIALAVGLVLLIGAGAAVASAVSQNNQAAPAPTTTPAAELKLGYFSNVTHGPALVGTSKGLIAKELGETKLSTQVFNAGPAAIEALNAGAIDATYIGPNPAINSFVKSNGESISIIAGAAAGGAQLVVKPEINSAADLKGKILSSPQLGGTQDVALRAWLGDQGFKTNTDGSGDVNINPTENAQSLKLFQDGKLDGAWLPEPWASRLVLEAGAKVLVDEKDLWENGDFTTTVLIVNKKFAAEHPETVKALLKGHVESVNWLNNASAAEKATTINAVLKDTAGKPLPANVIERALQNIKFTTDPLAGTYNKLLEDGVKAGTTKQADLNGIFDLRTLNEVEGKKTSAAGLGQD; from the coding sequence ATGGCCAACACTCCCGAGTCGCCCAACTCCGGCACCACCCGCATTGTTGCTGGTGAGACCGCGCCCAAGCCCAAGCGCCGCCGTACCGTAGAGATCGCCCTGGCCGTTGGCCTGGTGTTGCTGATCGGTGCAGGTGCTGCTGTTGCTTCGGCTGTTTCGCAGAACAACCAGGCCGCACCTGCCCCTACCACCACGCCGGCTGCTGAGCTCAAGCTCGGTTACTTCAGCAACGTCACCCACGGCCCGGCGCTGGTTGGCACCAGCAAGGGCCTGATCGCCAAGGAACTGGGCGAGACCAAGCTCAGCACCCAGGTCTTCAACGCCGGCCCCGCCGCGATTGAAGCGTTGAACGCCGGCGCGATCGATGCCACGTACATCGGCCCGAACCCGGCCATCAACTCCTTCGTCAAGAGCAACGGCGAGTCCATCAGCATCATCGCCGGGGCCGCTGCAGGCGGTGCGCAGTTGGTGGTCAAGCCGGAGATCAACTCCGCCGCGGACCTCAAAGGCAAGATCCTCAGCTCCCCGCAGCTCGGCGGGACCCAGGACGTGGCCCTGCGCGCCTGGCTCGGTGATCAGGGTTTCAAGACCAACACCGATGGCAGCGGTGATGTTAACATCAACCCCACCGAGAACGCCCAGTCGCTGAAGCTCTTCCAAGACGGAAAGCTCGACGGCGCGTGGTTGCCCGAGCCGTGGGCCTCCCGCCTGGTGCTCGAAGCCGGGGCGAAGGTCCTGGTGGATGAAAAGGACCTGTGGGAGAACGGTGACTTCACCACCACCGTCCTGATCGTGAACAAGAAGTTCGCCGCTGAACACCCCGAAACGGTGAAGGCACTCCTGAAAGGGCACGTCGAATCGGTGAACTGGCTCAACAACGCTTCCGCAGCTGAAAAGGCCACCACCATCAACGCGGTCCTGAAGGACACAGCCGGCAAGCCGCTCCCGGCGAACGTGATCGAACGGGCGCTGCAGAACATCAAGTTCACCACCGATCCGCTGGCTGGTACCTACAACAAGCTCCTCGAAGACGGCGTCAAAGCAGGCACCACCAAGCAAGCCGACCTCAACGGCATCTTCGACCTCCGCACCCTGAACGAGGTAGAAGGCAAGAAAACCTCAGCCGCAGGACTCGGCCAGGATTAA
- the cysD gene encoding sulfate adenylyltransferase subunit CysD yields MSTSTTSEDLELNQLQSEAEESAAAWRASRSGHGGSSAERLSSLDTLESEAIHIIREVVAEFEKPALLFSGGKDSVVMLHLATKAFWPGKVPFPVLHVDTGHNFPEVIDFRDRTVERLGLKLVVGSVQEFIDRGELAERADGTRNPLQTVPLLDAIQRNKFDAVFGGGRRDEDKARAKERILSLRDEFGQWDPRNQRPELWNLYNGRHTVGQHVRAFPISNWTELDIWRYIERENIELPSLYYAHEREVFARDGMWRAVGEVSQPLPNEDVITKLVRYRTVGDMSCTGAVESDARTVADVVVEVAASTLTERGATRADDRISEAAMEDRKKDGYF; encoded by the coding sequence ATGAGCACTTCTACAACCAGCGAGGACCTCGAGTTGAACCAGTTGCAGAGCGAGGCAGAGGAATCCGCCGCGGCGTGGCGGGCATCGCGAAGCGGGCACGGCGGATCCTCGGCCGAGCGTCTGAGCTCACTGGACACCCTCGAGTCCGAAGCCATTCACATCATCCGCGAGGTTGTTGCTGAGTTCGAGAAGCCTGCGCTGCTGTTCTCCGGCGGTAAGGATTCCGTGGTCATGCTGCACCTGGCCACCAAGGCGTTCTGGCCGGGCAAGGTTCCGTTTCCGGTCCTTCACGTGGACACGGGCCACAACTTCCCGGAGGTCATCGACTTCCGTGACCGCACTGTTGAGCGCCTTGGCCTGAAGCTGGTTGTTGGCTCGGTCCAGGAGTTCATCGACCGCGGCGAATTGGCTGAGCGTGCCGATGGCACCCGCAACCCGTTGCAGACCGTCCCGCTGTTGGACGCGATCCAGCGCAACAAGTTCGACGCCGTGTTCGGCGGCGGCCGTCGCGACGAAGACAAGGCCCGCGCCAAAGAACGCATCCTGAGCCTCCGTGACGAGTTCGGCCAGTGGGACCCGCGAAACCAGCGCCCCGAACTGTGGAACCTGTACAACGGCCGCCACACCGTGGGCCAGCACGTCCGTGCGTTCCCCATCAGCAACTGGACCGAGCTGGACATCTGGCGCTACATCGAGCGCGAGAACATCGAGCTTCCCAGCCTGTACTACGCCCACGAACGTGAAGTCTTCGCCCGAGACGGCATGTGGCGCGCAGTGGGTGAGGTTTCCCAGCCGCTGCCTAACGAGGACGTCATCACCAAGCTGGTCCGGTACCGCACGGTGGGAGACATGTCCTGCACAGGTGCCGTCGAGTCCGACGCACGCACCGTGGCCGACGTCGTTGTTGAAGTCGCTGCCTCCACCCTGACCGAACGTGGCGCCACCCGAGCAGATGACCGCATCTCCGAGGCAGCCATGGAAGACCGCAAGAAGGACGGCTACTTCTAA
- a CDS encoding ABC transporter ATP-binding protein produces MPVVLENLGKRFGDGAPVLDDVNATIAQGEFVALLGASGCGKSTLLNIMAGLEPPTSGALEVPSDGAAFMFQDAALFPWLTARGNIELALQLADKSSTKASRRARATELLELVHLGGAGDKRPHELSGGMRQRVALARSLAQDRQLLLMDEPFAALDAITRDLLHDELERIWKETGRTIVFVTHNVREAVRLGQRVLLLSSRPGRVVAEWDVTEEHRTDAGRAGELTGVITRRLREEIRRHAK; encoded by the coding sequence ATGCCAGTCGTACTCGAGAACCTGGGCAAACGCTTCGGCGACGGCGCCCCGGTGCTGGACGACGTCAACGCCACCATCGCGCAAGGCGAGTTCGTCGCCCTCCTCGGTGCTTCCGGCTGCGGCAAGTCCACCCTGCTGAACATTATGGCGGGACTGGAACCGCCGACGTCGGGCGCTCTTGAAGTACCCAGCGACGGTGCCGCCTTCATGTTCCAGGATGCGGCCCTGTTCCCGTGGCTGACGGCTCGCGGCAACATCGAGCTGGCGTTGCAGCTTGCGGACAAGTCCAGCACCAAGGCGAGCCGGCGTGCCCGTGCCACCGAACTGCTGGAACTGGTGCACCTGGGCGGCGCGGGGGATAAGCGTCCCCACGAACTGTCCGGCGGTATGCGGCAGCGCGTTGCTTTGGCCCGTTCCTTGGCTCAGGACCGTCAGCTCTTGTTGATGGATGAGCCTTTTGCTGCCCTTGATGCGATCACCCGCGACCTCCTGCACGACGAACTTGAGCGGATCTGGAAGGAAACCGGCCGCACGATCGTGTTCGTCACTCACAACGTCCGCGAGGCCGTGCGCTTGGGCCAGCGTGTGCTCCTGTTGTCCTCGCGTCCTGGCCGTGTGGTGGCTGAATGGGATGTCACCGAGGAACACCGAACCGACGCCGGCCGCGCCGGGGAGCTGACCGGAGTTATCACCCGCCGTCTTCGCGAGGAGATCCGCCGCCATGCCAAGTAA
- a CDS encoding sulfate adenylyltransferase subunit 1, translated as MSTETLAAGLETALPTTLFRFATAGSVDDGKSTLVGRLLHDSKAILADTLDAVARTSADRGFGGEKGGIDLALLTDGLRAEREQGITIDVAYRYFATDRRSFILADCPGHVQYTKNTVTGASTADAVVVLIDARKGVLEQTRRHLSVLQLLRVAHVIVAVNKIDLVDFSEQVFRDIEADVQKVARELGLGSDGVADLLVVPVSALDGDNVVDRSERTPWYTGPALLEVLETLPAADELEAELESFRFPVQLVIRPQGALAPDAVAAGLDVEAYRDYRAYAGQITEGSVKVGDEVSVISPGHEPRTTTVIGIDFAGQSLEEAAAPQSVAVRLADEIDIARGDTIAAAGTVRESTADLYASLAWLSPKPLREGQKVLVKHGTRTVQALVRNVTGKLDLATFNVEPASNLELNDIGHAQLRLSAPLPLENYLHHRRTGAFLVIDPIDGNTLAAGLVKDHPGDHEDERYVI; from the coding sequence ATGAGCACCGAAACTTTGGCTGCCGGGCTGGAAACAGCCCTGCCCACCACACTCTTCCGCTTTGCAACCGCCGGCTCGGTGGACGACGGCAAGTCCACTTTGGTGGGCCGTCTCCTTCACGACTCCAAGGCGATTCTTGCTGACACGCTCGACGCCGTTGCCCGCACCTCTGCGGACCGCGGCTTCGGTGGCGAAAAGGGCGGGATCGACCTCGCCCTCCTGACCGACGGCCTGCGTGCCGAGCGTGAGCAGGGCATCACCATCGATGTTGCATACCGCTACTTCGCCACGGACCGCCGCAGCTTCATCCTGGCGGACTGCCCCGGCCACGTTCAGTACACCAAGAACACGGTGACCGGCGCGTCCACTGCGGATGCCGTCGTCGTACTTATTGACGCCCGTAAGGGTGTGCTGGAGCAGACCCGCCGGCACCTGTCCGTGCTGCAGTTGCTGCGCGTTGCCCACGTGATTGTGGCCGTGAACAAGATCGACCTGGTGGATTTCAGCGAGCAGGTGTTCCGCGACATCGAAGCTGACGTGCAGAAGGTTGCCCGCGAGCTTGGCCTTGGTTCCGATGGCGTAGCAGATCTGCTGGTGGTTCCGGTCTCGGCCCTTGATGGCGACAACGTGGTGGACCGCTCCGAGCGCACCCCTTGGTACACCGGCCCGGCATTGCTGGAGGTCCTCGAAACCCTCCCCGCTGCTGACGAGCTTGAGGCCGAACTGGAGAGCTTCCGCTTCCCGGTTCAGCTGGTGATCCGTCCGCAGGGTGCCCTGGCCCCGGATGCTGTTGCTGCCGGGCTCGATGTGGAGGCGTACCGCGATTACCGTGCTTACGCGGGCCAGATCACCGAAGGTTCAGTGAAGGTTGGCGACGAAGTCTCCGTCATCAGCCCGGGCCATGAGCCGCGCACCACCACGGTGATTGGCATCGACTTCGCTGGCCAGTCATTGGAAGAAGCTGCGGCTCCGCAGTCGGTAGCCGTCCGCTTGGCTGACGAGATCGACATCGCCCGCGGTGACACTATTGCCGCTGCCGGAACGGTCCGTGAAAGCACGGCTGACTTGTACGCGTCGCTGGCATGGCTTTCGCCCAAGCCGCTCCGTGAAGGCCAGAAGGTCCTGGTGAAGCACGGCACGCGCACGGTCCAGGCACTGGTCCGCAACGTCACCGGCAAACTGGACCTGGCCACGTTCAACGTGGAGCCTGCGTCCAACCTGGAGCTCAACGACATCGGCCACGCACAGTTGCGCCTCTCCGCTCCGTTGCCGCTGGAGAACTACCTGCACCACCGCCGCACGGGCGCATTTCTGGTGATCGATCCCATCGACGGCAACACTCTTGCCGCCGGTTTGGTGAAGGACCACCCGGGCGATCACGAAGACGAACGTTACGTCATCTAG
- the mmuM gene encoding homocysteine S-methyltransferase: MPQNTTLSTLLNAGKDLVLDGALATELEAHGCDLEDALWSAKVLLEQPHLIKQVHRDYFDAGASVAITASYQATPQGFARRGLSVEESLELVALSVRLADEARQEALAEGSANGSLLVAGSVGPYGAYLADGSEYRGDYTLSAAEFRDFHRPRIAALVAAGADFLACETLPSFAEAEALLTLVAEFDVESWFTFTLRDSGHISDGTPLADMAALLSAEPRVAAVGVNCVPLELVTDALATLRQSSDKPLVAYPNSGETYDAVTKTWSPSEGTQGNGTLAGNATEWLDRGAHLIGGCCRTTPRDIEGLAANMTPREPS; the protein is encoded by the coding sequence ATGCCACAGAACACCACGCTCAGCACGCTCCTCAACGCCGGCAAGGACCTGGTCCTGGACGGTGCGTTGGCCACGGAACTGGAAGCCCACGGCTGCGATCTTGAGGACGCGCTATGGTCCGCCAAGGTACTCCTGGAGCAGCCGCACCTGATCAAGCAGGTCCACCGGGACTATTTCGACGCCGGTGCCTCCGTGGCCATCACGGCCAGCTACCAGGCCACGCCCCAGGGTTTTGCACGGCGTGGTTTGTCCGTTGAAGAGTCGTTGGAGCTGGTGGCATTGAGTGTCCGGCTGGCCGATGAGGCCCGGCAGGAAGCCTTGGCTGAGGGGTCTGCGAACGGCTCGCTCCTGGTGGCCGGATCTGTGGGTCCATACGGGGCCTACCTCGCTGACGGCTCAGAGTATCGGGGCGATTACACGCTTTCCGCCGCGGAATTCCGGGATTTCCACCGGCCACGCATAGCCGCGTTGGTGGCCGCCGGTGCGGATTTCCTGGCGTGCGAGACCCTGCCGTCGTTCGCCGAAGCGGAGGCGCTGTTGACGCTCGTGGCGGAGTTCGACGTCGAATCCTGGTTTACGTTCACGCTGCGGGACAGCGGCCACATCAGTGACGGAACGCCCCTTGCGGACATGGCTGCGCTGCTCAGCGCGGAACCGCGGGTGGCGGCCGTCGGGGTAAATTGTGTGCCGCTGGAACTCGTGACGGATGCGCTGGCCACACTGCGGCAGTCCTCGGACAAGCCGCTGGTGGCATACCCGAATTCGGGGGAGACCTACGATGCCGTGACTAAAACCTGGAGCCCTTCGGAGGGAACTCAGGGCAACGGAACCTTGGCCGGAAACGCAACAGAATGGCTTGACCGGGGCGCCCATCTCATAGGTGGATGCTGCCGCACAACTCCGCGCGATATTGAAGGCCTGGCAGCGAATATGACGCCACGTGAACCTTCGTGA
- a CDS encoding phosphoadenylyl-sulfate reductase, translating into MTDPVTITNLASAAARPALRSPEELKALAEQGAAELGWNAPARDIIAWVARNFELPTVTVACSMADAVLPALVADQLPGVDVLFLETGYHFKETYETRDEVAANLRVNVVDVLPETTVEQQDRLLGKDLFARDPAQCCALRKVQPLRRSLTGYEVWFTGVRRDEGPTRTNTPVVTWDEGFGLVKVNPMVDWTFDQLIEYSEDNILPVNPLLSQGYPSIGCQPCTRKVAPGEDPRAGRWAGSDKTECGLHT; encoded by the coding sequence ATGACAGATCCCGTCACTATCACCAACCTCGCCAGCGCGGCAGCGCGTCCGGCGCTGCGTTCTCCTGAAGAGCTCAAGGCCCTGGCTGAACAAGGCGCCGCTGAGCTCGGCTGGAACGCCCCTGCCCGGGACATCATCGCCTGGGTGGCCCGTAACTTCGAGCTGCCCACCGTAACCGTGGCCTGCTCCATGGCCGACGCCGTCCTGCCCGCCTTGGTGGCGGACCAGCTTCCCGGCGTCGACGTCTTGTTCCTGGAAACCGGCTACCACTTCAAGGAAACGTACGAGACGCGCGACGAAGTCGCAGCGAACCTCCGCGTCAACGTGGTGGATGTCCTTCCCGAAACCACTGTGGAACAACAGGATCGTTTGCTGGGCAAGGACTTGTTCGCCCGCGACCCCGCCCAGTGCTGTGCACTGCGTAAGGTGCAGCCGCTGCGCCGTTCGCTGACCGGATACGAAGTCTGGTTCACCGGGGTGCGACGCGACGAGGGCCCCACCCGCACCAACACGCCGGTGGTCACCTGGGATGAAGGCTTTGGCCTGGTCAAGGTGAACCCGATGGTGGACTGGACCTTCGATCAGCTGATCGAGTATTCCGAGGACAACATCCTTCCCGTCAACCCCCTCCTGAGCCAGGGCTACCCGTCCATCGGCTGCCAGCCCTGCACGCGCAAAGTGGCCCCGGGTGAAGACCCCCGCGCCGGCCGCTGGGCAGGATCCGACAAGACAGAATGCGGACTACACACATGA
- a CDS encoding ABC transporter permease: MPSNPITTEERTLPVTESKEHITSPSLKGNASELRDLEAGLDNLQSDSGRKAGIEWNRVLLPVAALVDLILAWQFYVSLEFKRRDLVPGPLDVLTQFVTMWGEGKVQEAVWTSLQRGVIGFLISVVIATPVGLILAQVAPLRRAFGPLISGLQVLPSVAWVPAAIIWFGLTDATVYFVVFMGAIPSIINGLISGVDQIPPQYRSVGTVLGANRLQMALQIVLPAALPGYIGGLKQGWAFSWRSLMAAEIIAVGGTIGFGLGSLLDQGRLLSDMTIVMSAILLILFVGILIELLVFGPIEKRLLQRRGLLAGSSR, from the coding sequence ATGCCAAGTAACCCCATCACCACCGAAGAGCGGACCCTTCCCGTGACTGAATCCAAAGAGCACATCACCTCCCCGTCGCTGAAGGGCAACGCCTCAGAGCTCCGGGACCTCGAAGCCGGCCTGGACAACCTGCAGTCGGACAGCGGACGCAAAGCCGGCATCGAATGGAACCGGGTATTGCTGCCCGTTGCCGCCTTGGTGGACCTGATCCTTGCGTGGCAGTTCTACGTTTCGCTCGAGTTCAAACGGCGTGACCTCGTACCCGGACCGCTGGACGTCCTCACCCAGTTCGTGACCATGTGGGGTGAAGGCAAAGTCCAGGAAGCGGTGTGGACTTCGCTGCAGCGCGGTGTGATCGGCTTCCTGATCTCGGTAGTCATCGCCACGCCTGTTGGATTGATCCTGGCTCAGGTAGCTCCCTTGCGCCGTGCGTTCGGGCCTTTGATCTCCGGCCTTCAGGTGCTGCCATCCGTGGCATGGGTTCCGGCTGCCATCATCTGGTTCGGCCTGACCGACGCCACCGTCTACTTCGTGGTGTTCATGGGTGCCATACCGTCCATCATCAACGGACTCATTTCCGGTGTGGATCAGATCCCGCCGCAGTACCGCAGCGTGGGCACGGTCCTTGGTGCGAACCGGCTTCAGATGGCGTTGCAGATTGTGCTCCCAGCCGCGCTTCCCGGCTACATCGGTGGCCTGAAGCAGGGCTGGGCTTTCTCGTGGCGCTCACTTATGGCCGCGGAAATCATCGCCGTGGGCGGCACCATCGGCTTCGGCTTGGGTTCATTGCTGGACCAGGGCCGACTCCTGTCCGACATGACCATTGTGATGTCCGCGATCCTGCTCATCCTGTTCGTGGGCATCCTGATCGAGCTTCTTGTGTTCGGGCCGATCGAGAAGCGCCTGCTGCAGCGCCGGGGTTTGCTGGCGGGCAGCAGCCGCTAA